ACTGCTTCGACATCCCGATTTGCTGGTCGTTGCGGTCGATCTTCGATGCACTCGATGGTGTGGACACCATGTCCGCCGACTTCGACGAGATCGTGCCCGACATGCAACGCATGGCCGAGCTGATGCCGCGGATGGTCGCGGTGATGCCGGCGCAGATCCAGTCCATGAAGAATCAGAAGCAGACGTTGCTCAACCAGTACCAGGTGCAGAAGGCCCAGCAGGACCAGAACATGGCGATGCAGGAGAACTCCACCGCGATGGGCGAGGCGTTCGACACCGCCAAGAACGACGATTCGTTCTACCTCCCGCCGGAGGCCTTCGACACCGCCGACTTCAAGCGCGGCATCAAGCTGTTCATGTCGCCGGACGGACATGCGGTGCGGTTCACCATTATTCACCAGGGTGATCCGTTGACGCCGGAGGGAATATCGCGCATCGAATCGCTCAAGGTCGCGGCGGCCGATGCGATCAAGGGGACGCCGTTCGAGGGATCCTCGATCTACCTCGGCGGCAGCGCGGCGATGTTCTACGACATGCAGCAGGGCGCCAACTACGACTTGCTGATCGTTGCGACAGCCGCACTGATCCTGATCTTCATCATCATGATGGTGCTGACCCGCGCCGTGGTCGCCGCGACGGTGATCGTCGGCACGGTGGTGCTCAGTCTCGGTTCGGCGTTCGGTCTGTCAGTGGTGCTGTGGCAACACATCGTCGGCATCCCGTTGCACTGGATGGTGTTGCCGATGTCGGTCATCGTGCTGCTTGCCGTCGGCGCGGATTACAACCTGCTGCTGGTCTCGCGCATCAAGGAGGAGATCCACGCGGGCCTGCACACCGGGCTGATTCGCGCCATGGTCGGCACCGGTGCCGTGGTCACGGCGGCGGGTCTGGTGTTCGCCTTCACCATGGCCTCGATGGCGGTCAGCGCCTTGATCGTGATCGGCCAGGTCGGCACGACCATCGGGCTGGGCCTGCTCTTCGACACCTTGATCGTGCGGTCGCTGATGACACCGTCGGTCGCCACCCTGCTCGGGCGCTGGTTCTGGTGGCCGCAGGTCGTGCGTCCCCGGCCGGTTCCGCAGCCCTGGCCGCAACCGATTCAGCGCGACCCGCAGGAGGCGCTGGTTTAGTTGGCGTGCAGGTCTTCGTTGAGGGCGATGCCCTGGCCGTCCCGGGCCACCACCTCGACCGCGCCGGTCTGCGAGTTGCGGCGGAACAGCAAGTTGTTGCCGCCGGCCAGATCGCGGGCCTTGGCCGTGCTGCCGTCGGGCAGGGTGACCTTGGTGCCGGCGGTGACATACAGTCCGGCCTCGACCACGCAGTCGTCGCCCAGCGGGATGCCCAGCCCGGCGTTCGCACCCAGCAGGCAGCGCTTGCCGATCGAAATCACCTGGGTCCCACCGCCGGACAGCGTGCCCATGATCGAAGCGCCGCCGCCGACATCGGAGCCGTCACCGACCACCACGCCCGCCGAGATGCGGCCCTCGACCATGGAGGCGCCCAGCGTGCCGGCGTTGAAGTTGACGAATCCTTCGTGCATCACCGTGGTCCCAGACGCCAGGTGCGCACCGAGGCGCACCCGGTCGGCGTCGGCGATGCGCACGCCGGACGGCAGTACGTAGTCGACCATGCGGGGGAACTTGTCCACCCCATAGACCGTCACCGGGCCGCGGCGGCGCAACCGGGCGCGAGTCGACTCGAAGCCCTCGACGGCACAGGGCCCGTAGTTGGTCCAGACCACGTTGGTCAGCACTCCGAACAGTCCGCCGGCGTTGAGCCCGTGCGGCGCCACCAGTCGGTGCGACAGCAGGTGCAGGCGCAGGTAGGCGTCGTAGGCGTCGACGGCGGTGTCGTCGAGCGACCCGATAACGGTGCGCACCGCAACCGTCTCGGTGCCGCGGTCCTCGTCGGCGCCGAGCAACCCGGCCAGCTCGGCGGGCACTTCGTCCGCGCCAAGGCGGGTGGTCCCGGGCTGGCCCGAGCCGCCCAACTCCGGTGCGGGAAACCAGGTGTCGAGCACAGATCCGTCCGCGGCCAGCGTCGCTACCCCGACGCCCGAAGCTCCAGTCACGCTGGTCAGGCTACTCGGACCGCTAAACTGAGTCCGTGCTGGACCTGCACTCCGACCCGATTGCCCTGACCGCGGCGCTGGTGGACATCCCCAGCGAGTCGCGGCACGAAGCGCTGATCGCCGACCAGGTCGAAGCCGCGCTGCGGGCGCAGGCGCCCGGCTTCGAGATCATTCGCGACGGTGACGCGGTGCTGGCCCGCACCCACCTGGGGCGCCCGAATCGGGTGCTGCTGGCCGGGCATCTGGACACCGTGCCGGCGGCCGGCAATCTGCCCAGCCGGCGCACCACCACCGCCGACGAGGGTGACGTGCTGCATGGTTGCGGCACCGTCGACATGAAATCCGGCGTCGCCGTCTTTCTGCACCTGGCCGCCACCCTCACCGAGCCCGTGCACGATCTGACCTGCGTGTTCTACGACTGCGAGGAGATCGAGGCAGCCGCCAACGGGCTGGGCCGCATCGAACGCAACCTGCCGGACTGGCTGGCGGCTGACCTCGCCATCCTCGGCGAGCCCACCGGCGGCTACATCGAGGCCGGCTGCCAGGGCACACTGCGGGTCGTCGTCACCGCGGCCGGCACCCGGGCGCATTCGGCGCGGTCCTGGCTGGGCGACAACGCCATCCACAACCTGGGGGCAGTGCTGAATCGGCTGTCCGCTTACCAGCCGCGCAGTATCGACATCGATGGCTGCGTCTACCGCGAGGGCCTGTCGGCGGTGCGCATCGACGGCGGGGTGGCCGGCAACGTCATCCCCGATGCCGCGAGCGTGACCGTGAACTTCCGCTTCGCCCCGGACCGCACGCCCCATGAGGCGCTGATCCACGTGCAGGAGGTTTTCGACGGCCTGCACGTCAAGATCGAGCAGACCGACGTGGCCGCCGGCGCCCTGCCGGGGCTCACCGCACCAGCCGCCGCCGCGCTGGTGGCCGCCGCTGACGGACAGGTTCGGGCCAAGTACGGCTGGACCGACGTGTCCCGGTTCGCCGCTCGCGGCATCCCCGCGGTCAACTACGGCCCCGGTGATCCCAACCTTGCCCACACCGTCGACGAGCGGGTGCCGGTTCAGCAGATCAGCGCCGTGGCCGAGCTGCTGCGCGGTTTCCTCAGCCCCTAAGCCGCGCCAGCGCGGTCCGGCCGAACGCGCAGTCGACCTCGTCGCACAGCCGGCTCAGCGAGTCGACGGCCCGGGCATCCCCGAGCTGGGCGGCGGTGTCCCAGGCCTGCAACGCCACCGCCGACTGCCCGGTGCGCTCGGCCATCCGGGCGGCTTCGCGGGCCGCGGCGATCGCCCCATGCTGATCGCGCATACCGGCCCGTTGCCAAGCTCGCGCCACCCCCAGCTCCGGAGCGAACAGCGCCGACTTGGTGCCGTGCCGGGATTCGGCCCGGCTCAACGCCTTTGCCGCGCCGGCGATGTCGGCCTGGCGGGCCAACGCAGTGGCCAGCAGCGTCAGCGACAGCGGCCCCCACGAGTAGCCGGTGCGTTCCAGCGTGGCCGCGGCCGGTGCCAACATTTTGGTCGCGGCGTCGTACTCTTCGGCCGCGATCAGCACCTGCGCCACCAGCACCTCGCCGATCGCCCGGCCAGGCTGGGACAGCTCGGCGAAATCGGTGAACTGCCAGGCGAGCTCGCGCGCCTGCGCGAGTCGATCGGCCATCAACAGTGCGGTGATCTCGGCGAGCCCGACGGTGAATCGCAGCACCCCGGGATGTTCGGCGTCCAGCGCACGGCGCGCTAAGGGGCCGACGTCGTCGAACCGGCCGGATCGCGCCGCGCACAGGGCTGCGGCGCTGCCCGCCCAGGCCACCGCCATGTCGTCGGCGGCCGGGTCGGCAAGGACCTCGGTGGCGGCCTGCACGGCGCGGCCGATATTGCCGGCATTCATCGCGAAGGTGGCGCCGAGCGCATCCAGAGTGATGCGCGGGGCCGCACCGGTCACCCGGCCACGCGTGGCCGCCAGGAAGGCGGTGGCGCGTTCGGGCTCGCCCAGCATGAAGAACTGATTGGCGGCCCGCGGCAGCGCCCAGGCCATCAACTCCGGCTCGCTGAGACCGGCCGGGTCGACGGCCGCCAGTACCCCGTCGGCGTCTCGCCCGCGGCCCTGCCAGCCCAGCGCGTGCGCCAAGGCCAGTCGGGCCGCCAGTGCGTCCGACCGATCCAGGGCGTGACGGGCCAGCCGCTCACCCAGTTGTAGGTCGCCCAGCCGCAACGCCTGCTGGGCGGCGTCCACCACCTCGGCGACGGGCTGGGGCGCGGCGCTGTCGGCGGCCAGCGCCGCCAGCCGCAGCTGCTCGCCGACGTGTGCGCAGGGCCGGGCTGCCAGCGCGCCCACCACTTCGGTACGCCGGGCACGCGCCTCGTCGACTCCTAAAGCCCCGCGGGCCCGCTCGGCGAACAGCGGGTGCGCGGTGTAGACCACCGGGTCCGGTTCGCGGCCGCCGCGAGCGCGGGTCTCCACCGCGCCCAGCTCCTCGGCCCGGCGGACCGCGTCGGCGCTGGTGAGGCTGATCAGATCGACCAGCGCCAGTGGCTCGAAGACGGCCAGGTAGTCCAGCACCGTACGGGCGTCGGTCGGCAACCCCGCCACGAAGGCGTCCACGTCGCGACCGGCCTCACGCACCGCGCCCACCTCGTCTAAGGCGGTGACGTCGATGCGAGTCAGCAGATCGTCGCCCCACAGCGCGGTGATCGGCGGCGGAGGCGCAGGGGCACAGTCCGCACGCCCGGTGACGATCACCCGGGCCGTCCCGGCCAGCGCCACCTGGTAGACCAGCGTCGCCGACAAGATGTCGAGCAGATGGGCGTCGTCGACCACCAGCAGCAGCTCGCCCCCCGCCTCGACCAACGACGCGCGCGCCGCCCGCAGCAGTGCGGCAGGCTTGCCGATGTCGTCCACCGCAACCAGATGGCTGAAGGCGCCGAACGGCACGTTGCGCTCGGCGGGGGTGCCGATCACCCAGCACACCCGGGTCCCGGGATGGCGGTCGGCGTAATCCTCGGCCGCTAACCGAGCCAGGGTGGACTTGCCGCACCCGTCGGGACCGAGTACCACCGCGCCGGCCCGGGCCCCGCCGGGATCGAGTGCTGCGGTGAGCTGATGCAACGCCGCCGAATGCTCGGGGACGTTCCACCGGATCGGCATCGCCGAGAGTTTACGGTCTGAGCCAACGGCCCGATAGCCTTTCGGTGTGCGGTCGAGCGAATGGGCGGTCTGTGTCTACTGCGCGTCGGGCCCCAGCGATCCGGCCCTGCTGGCGCTGGCCGCCAAGGTCGGTGCGGCAATCGCCGAGCGGGGTTGGACGTTGGTGTGGGGAGGCGGCAACGTCTCGGCGATGGGCGCGCTCGCCGTGGCCGCCCGCGAGCGCGGCGGACATACCGTCGGCGTGATCCCCAAGGCGCTGCTGCACCGCGAGGTGGCCGATGTCGACGCCGACGAGCTGATCGTCACCGACACCATGCGCGAGCGGAAACAGGTCATGGATGACCGCGCCGACGCTTTCCTGACCCTGCCCGGCGGTATCGGCACGCTGGAAGAGCTGTTCGAGACGTGGACTGGCGGGTATCTGGGCATGCACGACAAAGAGGTGGTGCTACTGGATCCTGATGGCCATTACGAGGGGCTGTGGACATGGCTGTCGGGACTGATCGACACCGGTTTTGTATCCCGGCGTGCGATGGATCGTCTGCTGGTGTTCGGCGAGATGGAGGCGGCGCTGGACGCCTGTTCACCCGGTACCGCCGGTACCGGTTAAGCTCTCGATTTTCGGCGAAATGAGGCGATAACGTGTCCGACCACGACTCCGGCACCGTCACCCAGGTGGGACTGGTCGACATCCTGTCCCGTACCCCCCGTCTGTTGGCCGACGGACCGACCATCCTGCGCGGGCTGTGGACCGGGCTGCGAGCCCGCCCTACCTCCAAGGCCTCGATCGGCAAGGTCTTCCAGGACCGCGCGGCTCAAGTCGGTGATCGGGTCTTCATCCGGTTCGGCGAGCAGCAACTGACCTACCGCGAAGCCAACGAGACCGTCAACCGCTACGCCGCCGTACTGGCCGCGCGCGGCGTCGGCCACGGCGATGTCGTCGGGATCATGCTGCGCAACTCCCCGGACGCGGTGTTGATGATGCTGGCCGTCGCCAAATGTGGCGGGGTGGCCGGCATGCTCAACTACCACCAGCGCGGTGACGTGCTGGCCCACAGCCTGGGCGTCCTGGGCGCCACGCTGCTGGTTGTGGAGTCCGACCTGGTCGATCCGGTCAAAGAATGCGGCTGCACCGACGTGCCGGTGACCATCGAGGAGTTCCGGCGGCTGGCCGCCACGGCACCGGACGGCAATCCGGCCTCCGTCAACGCGGTACTGGCCA
The window above is part of the Mycolicibacter sp. MU0102 genome. Proteins encoded here:
- the dapE gene encoding succinyl-diaminopimelate desuccinylase, with translation MLDLHSDPIALTAALVDIPSESRHEALIADQVEAALRAQAPGFEIIRDGDAVLARTHLGRPNRVLLAGHLDTVPAAGNLPSRRTTTADEGDVLHGCGTVDMKSGVAVFLHLAATLTEPVHDLTCVFYDCEEIEAAANGLGRIERNLPDWLAADLAILGEPTGGYIEAGCQGTLRVVVTAAGTRAHSARSWLGDNAIHNLGAVLNRLSAYQPRSIDIDGCVYREGLSAVRIDGGVAGNVIPDAASVTVNFRFAPDRTPHEALIHVQEVFDGLHVKIEQTDVAAGALPGLTAPAAAALVAAADGQVRAKYGWTDVSRFAARGIPAVNYGPGDPNLAHTVDERVPVQQISAVAELLRGFLSP
- a CDS encoding AAA family ATPase produces the protein MPIRWNVPEHSAALHQLTAALDPGGARAGAVVLGPDGCGKSTLARLAAEDYADRHPGTRVCWVIGTPAERNVPFGAFSHLVAVDDIGKPAALLRAARASLVEAGGELLLVVDDAHLLDILSATLVYQVALAGTARVIVTGRADCAPAPPPPITALWGDDLLTRIDVTALDEVGAVREAGRDVDAFVAGLPTDARTVLDYLAVFEPLALVDLISLTSADAVRRAEELGAVETRARGGREPDPVVYTAHPLFAERARGALGVDEARARRTEVVGALAARPCAHVGEQLRLAALAADSAAPQPVAEVVDAAQQALRLGDLQLGERLARHALDRSDALAARLALAHALGWQGRGRDADGVLAAVDPAGLSEPELMAWALPRAANQFFMLGEPERATAFLAATRGRVTGAAPRITLDALGATFAMNAGNIGRAVQAATEVLADPAADDMAVAWAGSAAALCAARSGRFDDVGPLARRALDAEHPGVLRFTVGLAEITALLMADRLAQARELAWQFTDFAELSQPGRAIGEVLVAQVLIAAEEYDAATKMLAPAAATLERTGYSWGPLSLTLLATALARQADIAGAAKALSRAESRHGTKSALFAPELGVARAWQRAGMRDQHGAIAAAREAARMAERTGQSAVALQAWDTAAQLGDARAVDSLSRLCDEVDCAFGRTALARLRG
- the dapD gene encoding 2,3,4,5-tetrahydropyridine-2,6-dicarboxylate N-succinyltransferase; the encoded protein is MTSVTGASGVGVATLAADGSVLDTWFPAPELGGSGQPGTTRLGADEVPAELAGLLGADEDRGTETVAVRTVIGSLDDTAVDAYDAYLRLHLLSHRLVAPHGLNAGGLFGVLTNVVWTNYGPCAVEGFESTRARLRRRGPVTVYGVDKFPRMVDYVLPSGVRIADADRVRLGAHLASGTTVMHEGFVNFNAGTLGASMVEGRISAGVVVGDGSDVGGGASIMGTLSGGGTQVISIGKRCLLGANAGLGIPLGDDCVVEAGLYVTAGTKVTLPDGSTAKARDLAGGNNLLFRRNSQTGAVEVVARDGQGIALNEDLHAN
- a CDS encoding TIGR00730 family Rossman fold protein, whose amino-acid sequence is MRSSEWAVCVYCASGPSDPALLALAAKVGAAIAERGWTLVWGGGNVSAMGALAVAARERGGHTVGVIPKALLHREVADVDADELIVTDTMRERKQVMDDRADAFLTLPGGIGTLEELFETWTGGYLGMHDKEVVLLDPDGHYEGLWTWLSGLIDTGFVSRRAMDRLLVFGEMEAALDACSPGTAGTG